In Mycolicibacterium mucogenicum DSM 44124, the following are encoded in one genomic region:
- a CDS encoding SRPBCC family protein, which yields MIDAQRQVVVAAPADAVFAYLADFTTTTQWDPGTVHTERIAGDGGVGTRYANTSRFAGRTSEITYEVTSLTPGQAIELRGVNQYLVARDTITVAPHPDGTEVTYRIRFAFQGWLRWIEPLLQLAVAHLLDDGARGLRRELARI from the coding sequence ATGATCGACGCGCAGCGTCAGGTGGTGGTGGCCGCGCCTGCGGACGCCGTCTTCGCGTACCTGGCGGACTTCACGACCACGACGCAGTGGGACCCCGGCACCGTGCACACCGAACGCATCGCCGGTGACGGCGGCGTGGGTACCCGCTACGCGAACACGTCCCGCTTCGCCGGCCGTACGTCGGAGATCACATACGAAGTCACCAGCCTGACGCCGGGGCAGGCGATCGAACTGCGCGGGGTCAATCAGTACCTGGTCGCGCGCGACACCATCACCGTGGCTCCGCACCCCGACGGCACCGAGGTCACCTACCGGATCAGGTTCGCGTTCCAGGGGTGGCTGCGGTGGATCGAGCCCCTGCTGCAACTCGCGGTGGCACACCTTCTCGACGACGGGGCGCGCGGACTTCGCCGCGAACTCGCACGAATCTGA
- a CDS encoding TIGR01777 family oxidoreductase gives MGIEYSSVVDAPRDDVFAWHARPGAIHRMLPPWQPMSVVAEAASLADGRAVLGLPGGLRWNAQHNPADYAPPARFVDELSRDGLRSLPTQLIGHWRHEHCFDAVGDGRTRVTDRVDAPVPGNLLEPTFRYRHRQLSDDLAAHQWAREHGARPGSVAVTGASGLVGSALTAFLSTGGHRVIRLVRREPRDDTERRWDPDSPAENLLDGIDAVVHLAGASIAGRFTDGHKKAVRDSRIEPTRRLAECAAAATDGPSVFVSASAIGWYGDDRADEHLDESAQPGDGFLADVVADWEAATTPASNAGLRVVNVRTGIVQTPRGGTLQLMRPLFAAGLGGPLGNGRQWLSWIDIDDLVDVYHRALVDAGLSGPVNAVAPQPVRNVDYTRTLAGVLHRPAVLPVPALGPALLLGRQGARELAMASQRVVPGRLIAAGHRFRRPDLEQCLRHQLGKAAR, from the coding sequence ATGGGAATCGAGTACAGCAGTGTGGTCGACGCGCCACGCGACGACGTGTTCGCCTGGCATGCGCGGCCGGGTGCCATCCACCGGATGCTGCCGCCATGGCAGCCCATGAGCGTGGTCGCGGAAGCAGCGTCGCTGGCCGACGGGCGCGCCGTGCTCGGTCTGCCGGGCGGGTTGCGCTGGAACGCACAACACAATCCCGCCGACTATGCGCCGCCCGCACGGTTCGTCGACGAATTGAGCCGCGACGGATTGCGTTCGCTGCCAACACAGTTGATCGGGCACTGGCGGCACGAACACTGCTTCGACGCCGTCGGCGACGGGCGCACCCGGGTCACCGACCGCGTCGATGCGCCGGTACCCGGGAACCTGCTCGAGCCGACGTTCCGCTACCGCCATCGCCAGCTGAGCGACGACCTGGCCGCTCACCAGTGGGCGCGCGAACACGGTGCACGTCCCGGCTCGGTCGCGGTGACCGGGGCATCGGGATTGGTCGGCAGCGCCCTGACCGCCTTTCTGTCCACCGGTGGCCACCGGGTCATCCGGCTGGTGCGCCGCGAACCACGCGACGACACCGAACGCCGCTGGGATCCCGACTCACCCGCGGAGAATCTGCTCGACGGCATCGACGCCGTGGTGCACCTGGCGGGCGCATCGATTGCCGGCCGGTTCACCGACGGGCACAAGAAAGCGGTGCGTGACAGCCGGATCGAGCCGACCCGCCGGCTGGCCGAGTGCGCCGCGGCGGCGACGGACGGACCGTCGGTGTTCGTCAGCGCGTCGGCGATCGGCTGGTACGGAGACGACCGGGCCGACGAACACCTCGACGAATCGGCGCAACCGGGCGACGGGTTCCTGGCCGACGTCGTCGCCGACTGGGAAGCGGCGACGACGCCTGCATCCAACGCCGGACTGCGCGTCGTCAACGTCCGCACCGGCATCGTGCAGACGCCGCGCGGCGGCACGCTGCAACTGATGCGGCCGCTGTTCGCCGCCGGTCTCGGCGGCCCGCTCGGCAACGGGCGGCAGTGGCTGTCCTGGATCGACATCGACGACCTCGTCGATGTGTACCACCGCGCCCTCGTCGACGCCGGGCTGTCCGGTCCGGTGAATGCCGTTGCCCCGCAACCGGTCCGCAACGTGGACTACACGCGGACCCTGGCCGGGGTGCTGCACCGTCCGGCCGTGCTGCCCGTGCCCGCCCTCGGGCCGGCGCTCCTGCTCGGCCGGCAGGGGGCGCGCGAGCTGGCCATGGCCAGTCAGCGTGTGGTGCCCGGCCGGCTCATCGCCGCCGGGCACCGGTTCCGGCGCCCGGATCTCGAACAGTGCCTGCGCCATCAGCTGGGGAAGGCGGCCCGATGA
- a CDS encoding DUF4333 domain-containing protein — protein MRARILALIVIAGLLLTGLAALVYSLTRPEPEAVQAKPSAQLPMVDKASLERAIHDAFTSQPPQAVICERGLIAKVGQSTRCDVTMSPAYGIQPTITVSGVEGGKVSYSMTPAVSKTQLEAAVADMVTRTRKAAPDSVTCLSGLEGKQGAVALCDITDDGFTSRRTALVSEVSGLAMNYGLTPVLEKSVAESSLASQLGQSPSTVTCAGDVDSKVGATQRCTAVVGGQNRAYTLTVTDVADGKVSFSYKPAN, from the coding sequence ATGAGGGCGCGCATCCTGGCACTGATCGTCATCGCTGGGCTGCTGCTGACGGGGCTCGCGGCGCTGGTCTACAGCCTCACGCGCCCCGAACCCGAAGCCGTCCAGGCCAAGCCGTCGGCGCAGTTGCCGATGGTCGACAAGGCGTCGCTGGAGCGCGCGATCCACGACGCCTTCACGAGCCAGCCGCCGCAGGCTGTGATCTGCGAGCGCGGCCTCATCGCCAAGGTCGGGCAGAGCACGCGGTGCGACGTCACGATGTCACCGGCCTACGGCATCCAGCCGACCATCACGGTGTCCGGCGTCGAGGGCGGCAAGGTCAGCTATTCGATGACCCCGGCGGTCTCCAAGACGCAGTTGGAAGCGGCTGTGGCGGACATGGTGACCCGCACCCGCAAGGCGGCCCCGGACTCGGTGACGTGCTTGTCGGGACTGGAGGGCAAGCAAGGCGCGGTGGCGTTGTGCGACATCACCGATGACGGGTTCACCAGCCGGCGCACCGCGCTGGTGAGCGAAGTGTCCGGCCTCGCAATGAATTACGGCCTGACACCCGTGCTGGAGAAGTCGGTGGCCGAGAGTTCCCTTGCCTCGCAGCTGGGCCAGAGCCCGAGCACCGTCACGTGCGCCGGGGATGTGGACAGCAAGGTCGGGGCGACGCAGCGGTGCACCGCGGTCGTCGGCGGTCAGAACCGGGCCTACACCCTGACGGTCACCGACGTCGCCGACGGCAAGGTGTCGTTCAGCTACAAGCCGGCCAACTGA
- a CDS encoding NAD-dependent epimerase/dehydratase family protein, with amino-acid sequence MSKKVVVTGGGGFIGAYLVKRLVRDGWQVAVVDSMVRGDASRFAEVASDVELFTCDVRDQDALEKAFAGAEVVMHLAAINGTENFYKQPELVLDVGLRGALAVTNAGRAAGVPDLIVASTAEVYQTPAIIPTPETIPLMLPDSLNPRYSYGGGKIVSELIAFNYGQDHYRQVQVFRPHNVFGPNMGWKHVEPQFILRALGCQEAGNPTFPIQGDGSETRSFCYVDDIVQGILTMYEKGGHREVYHIGSDEELSVRELAERIGRAVGVELEIKPGELQAGGTPRRCPDISKMRALGWSPQVALDDGLARTVAWYREHRNDVPANDLM; translated from the coding sequence GTGTCTAAGAAGGTCGTGGTCACCGGTGGTGGCGGATTCATCGGCGCCTACCTGGTCAAGCGGCTGGTGCGGGACGGCTGGCAGGTCGCGGTCGTGGACTCCATGGTCCGCGGCGATGCCAGCCGATTCGCCGAAGTCGCTTCGGACGTCGAGCTTTTCACGTGTGACGTCCGCGATCAGGACGCCCTCGAGAAGGCGTTCGCCGGCGCCGAGGTCGTCATGCACCTGGCCGCCATCAACGGCACCGAGAACTTCTACAAGCAACCGGAACTGGTCCTCGACGTCGGCCTGCGCGGCGCGCTCGCGGTGACCAACGCCGGCCGCGCGGCGGGGGTGCCCGACCTCATCGTCGCCTCCACCGCCGAGGTCTACCAGACGCCCGCGATCATCCCCACGCCCGAGACCATCCCGCTGATGCTGCCGGACAGCCTCAACCCGCGGTACTCCTACGGCGGCGGCAAGATCGTCAGTGAGTTGATCGCCTTCAACTACGGGCAGGACCACTACCGGCAGGTGCAGGTCTTCCGGCCGCACAACGTGTTCGGGCCGAACATGGGGTGGAAGCACGTGGAGCCGCAGTTCATCCTGCGGGCGCTGGGCTGTCAGGAGGCGGGTAACCCGACCTTCCCGATCCAGGGTGACGGCAGCGAGACGCGCTCGTTCTGCTACGTCGACGACATCGTCCAGGGCATCTTAACGATGTACGAAAAGGGCGGCCACCGCGAGGTTTACCACATCGGCAGCGATGAGGAACTCAGCGTCCGCGAGCTGGCCGAGCGGATCGGCCGGGCCGTCGGGGTCGAGCTCGAGATCAAGCCCGGCGAATTACAGGCCGGCGGCACACCGCGCCGGTGCCCGGACATCTCGAAGATGCGGGCGCTGGGCTGGTCGCCGCAGGTGGCCCTCGACGACGGCCTGGCACGCACCGTGGCGTGGTACCGCGAGCACCGAAATGACGTGCCCGCAAACGACCTGATGTAG
- a CDS encoding nucleotide sugar dehydrogenase, with protein MPEKYDVGIIGLGYVGLTLATVLAEAGNSVIGIETRQELVDMTNQGLPHFTETGLPDALEGVTRFGKLKAVTAFDDSFSCDTYIITVGTPLSADGVARVDMIEAAARDIAGNMQDGALVILRSTVKVGTTRDVVAPMLAASGKSFDIAMCPERTLEGKALQELRELPQIVGADDPAVADRAAAVFRKLTSSIVLVSDIETAEIIKLVSNTFRDVQFAFANEVARICDAFGVSAYEVISAGKLGYNRTNIPLPGLVGGPCLEKDPHILMESVRERGVTLDITAAGRLVNERQPAETVRFITSEIARRKLGADGPLKINLLGMAFKGQPETSDLRGSMSIKVFNELKAAHPDAEIGVYDPVTPNDVLAEAFPGHKVYNRFGDAVSGADVVVLGNNHPSLGTISPRTISEFISPDGFVFDYWNHYSHLPATELGDSYFAVGRSGKVVERV; from the coding sequence TTGCCAGAGAAATACGACGTCGGAATCATCGGCCTGGGATATGTGGGGCTGACGCTGGCCACCGTGCTGGCCGAGGCCGGCAACTCCGTCATCGGAATCGAGACCCGCCAGGAATTGGTCGATATGACCAATCAGGGTTTGCCGCATTTCACGGAGACCGGCCTGCCCGACGCCCTCGAGGGCGTCACCCGATTCGGGAAACTGAAGGCCGTCACCGCCTTTGACGACAGCTTCTCGTGCGACACGTACATCATCACCGTCGGCACGCCGCTGTCGGCGGACGGTGTCGCACGTGTCGACATGATCGAGGCCGCGGCCCGTGACATCGCCGGGAACATGCAGGATGGCGCGCTGGTCATCCTGCGGTCGACGGTCAAGGTCGGCACCACCCGCGACGTGGTGGCGCCGATGCTGGCCGCCAGCGGCAAGAGCTTCGACATCGCGATGTGCCCCGAGCGCACCCTGGAAGGCAAGGCGCTGCAGGAATTGCGTGAGCTGCCGCAGATCGTCGGCGCCGACGACCCGGCGGTCGCCGACCGGGCCGCCGCGGTATTCCGGAAACTCACCAGCTCGATCGTGCTGGTCTCCGATATCGAGACCGCCGAGATCATCAAATTGGTGAGCAACACGTTCCGCGATGTTCAATTCGCGTTTGCCAACGAAGTCGCCCGGATTTGCGACGCATTCGGTGTCAGCGCCTACGAGGTGATCTCGGCGGGCAAACTCGGATACAACCGCACCAATATCCCGTTGCCGGGTCTGGTGGGTGGTCCGTGCCTGGAGAAGGATCCGCACATCCTGATGGAGAGCGTGCGCGAACGCGGCGTCACGCTGGACATCACCGCCGCCGGCCGTCTGGTCAACGAGCGTCAGCCGGCCGAGACGGTGCGCTTCATCACCAGCGAGATCGCACGCCGGAAGCTGGGCGCCGACGGGCCGCTCAAGATCAACCTGCTGGGCATGGCGTTCAAGGGCCAGCCCGAGACCAGCGACCTGCGCGGGTCGATGTCCATCAAGGTGTTCAACGAGCTGAAGGCCGCGCACCCGGATGCCGAGATCGGCGTCTACGACCCCGTCACGCCGAATGATGTTCTGGCCGAAGCGTTCCCGGGGCACAAGGTGTACAACCGGTTCGGTGACGCGGTGAGCGGCGCGGACGTCGTCGTCCTCGGCAACAACCACCCGTCGCTGGGCACCATCTCGCCGCGCACCATCAGCGAGTTCATCAGCCCCGACGGTTTCGTCTTCGACTACTGGAACCACTACAGCCACCTGCCGGCCACCGAGCTGGGCGACAGCTACTTCGCCGTGGGCCGCAGCGGAAAGGTCGTCGAGCGTGTCTAA
- a CDS encoding sulfurtransferase — MPLPADPHPAFATYAHPDRLVTADWLSGNIGRPGLAIVESDEDVLLYDTGHIPGAVKIDWHTDLNDPHVRDYIDGAQFAALMDRKGISRDDTVVIYGDKSNWWAAYALWVFTLFGHPDVRLLDGGRDLWITNGRDTTLDVPSKQTTGYPVVERNDAPIRAFKDDVLAILGKEPLIDVRSPQEYTGERTHMPDYPEEGALRGGHIPTARSIPWAKAVDDSGRFRSRAELDELYGFISPDDKAVAYCRIGERSSHTWFVLTHLIGLPAVRNYDGSWTEWGNAVRVPVAVGEEPGPAPA; from the coding sequence GTGCCGCTGCCCGCAGACCCACATCCCGCTTTCGCCACCTATGCGCATCCCGATCGCCTGGTGACCGCCGACTGGCTGTCAGGCAACATCGGACGCCCTGGTTTGGCCATCGTCGAATCCGACGAAGACGTCCTGCTGTACGACACCGGCCACATCCCCGGCGCCGTCAAGATCGACTGGCATACCGACCTCAATGACCCGCATGTCCGCGATTACATCGACGGCGCGCAGTTCGCCGCGCTGATGGATCGCAAGGGCATCAGCCGCGACGACACCGTGGTGATCTACGGCGACAAGAGCAACTGGTGGGCCGCCTACGCGCTGTGGGTGTTCACGCTCTTCGGGCACCCGGATGTCCGCCTCCTCGACGGTGGCCGCGACCTGTGGATCACCAACGGCCGCGACACCACGCTGGACGTCCCGAGCAAGCAGACCACGGGGTACCCGGTGGTCGAGCGCAACGACGCCCCGATCCGCGCCTTCAAGGACGACGTCCTCGCGATCCTCGGCAAAGAGCCGCTCATCGACGTCCGCTCGCCGCAGGAGTACACCGGCGAGCGCACCCACATGCCCGACTACCCGGAGGAGGGTGCGCTGCGCGGCGGCCACATCCCCACCGCGCGGTCCATCCCGTGGGCAAAGGCCGTCGACGACAGTGGACGGTTCCGCAGCCGCGCCGAACTCGATGAGCTGTACGGCTTCATCTCCCCCGACGACAAGGCCGTCGCCTACTGCCGCATCGGCGAGCGCTCCAGCCACACCTGGTTCGTGCTGACGCACCTGATCGGTCTGCCCGCCGTCCGCAACTACGACGGTTCGTGGACCGAGTGGGGCAACGCGGTGCGGGTGCCCGTCGCTGTCGGCGAGGAACCGGGGCCGGCGCCGGCATGA
- a CDS encoding SufE family protein encodes MTVPAALAEVVSDFADVQGQDKLALLLEFANELPPLPATLEEAAMEPVPECQSPLFLHVDADDPEHVRLYFSAPAEAPTTRGFAAILAAGLDGLPASDILAVPDDFYADLGLAKLISPLRLRGMSAMLTRIKRRLRDAA; translated from the coding sequence ATGACCGTCCCCGCGGCCCTGGCCGAGGTGGTGTCGGATTTCGCCGACGTCCAGGGACAGGACAAGCTGGCGCTGCTCCTGGAGTTCGCCAATGAACTCCCGCCGCTGCCGGCGACGCTCGAAGAAGCCGCCATGGAGCCGGTACCGGAGTGTCAGTCGCCGTTGTTCCTGCACGTCGACGCCGACGACCCCGAGCATGTGCGGCTGTACTTCAGCGCACCGGCCGAGGCCCCGACGACGCGTGGTTTCGCGGCCATCCTCGCGGCCGGCCTCGATGGTCTGCCGGCGTCCGACATCCTCGCGGTGCCCGACGATTTCTACGCGGACCTTGGCCTGGCCAAGCTGATCAGCCCCCTGCGGCTGCGCGGCATGTCGGCGATGCTGACGCGCATCAAGCGCCGCCTGCGCGACGCCGCGTAA
- a CDS encoding acyltransferase — MPHRTRRGATSKGTPLFVEPQASDPELIARKRAVNPNVRIPPKMQWVTDEDGNILKHELPGETLWHRIRDTYAALFYSSVVTHIPFHFIRLGYLRLFGATIGKDTAINRGTSVWSIPYLVIGDRVSIGFRCLLDARAGIAIGNDVVIASDTHIIAGGHDINHPNFVPAPNPPDPIVIDDHVWIATRAVILPCLLGRGAVVAAHTVVNKEVPPFGIVGGVPGKIIGQRNPDALHYSGKFKLPFF, encoded by the coding sequence ATGCCGCACCGGACCCGCCGGGGAGCCACGAGTAAGGGGACACCGTTGTTCGTCGAGCCGCAGGCCTCAGACCCCGAATTGATCGCGCGCAAGCGAGCGGTCAACCCGAACGTCCGCATCCCACCGAAGATGCAATGGGTCACCGACGAGGACGGCAACATCCTCAAGCACGAGCTGCCCGGCGAGACCCTCTGGCACCGCATCCGGGACACCTACGCCGCGCTGTTCTACAGCTCGGTCGTCACGCACATCCCGTTCCACTTCATCCGGCTGGGCTACCTCCGGCTGTTCGGCGCGACGATCGGCAAGGACACCGCGATCAACCGCGGCACGAGCGTCTGGTCGATTCCGTACCTGGTGATCGGTGACCGGGTGTCCATCGGCTTCCGCTGCCTGCTGGACGCGCGCGCGGGCATCGCGATCGGCAACGACGTCGTCATCGCCAGCGACACGCACATCATCGCCGGCGGGCACGACATCAACCACCCGAACTTCGTGCCGGCGCCCAACCCGCCGGACCCCATCGTGATCGACGACCACGTGTGGATCGCGACGCGCGCCGTGATCCTGCCGTGCCTGCTCGGCCGCGGCGCCGTGGTGGCCGCACACACCGTCGTGAACAAAGAGGTGCCGCCGTTCGGCATCGTCGGCGGCGTGCCCGGCAAGATCATCGGGCAGCGCAACCCGGACGCGCTGCACTACAGCGGCAAGTTCAAGCTGCCGTTCTTCTGA
- a CDS encoding acetyl/propionyl/methylcrotonyl-CoA carboxylase subunit alpha, whose amino-acid sequence MANHASSKISKVLVANRGEIAVRVIRAAKDAGLASVAVYAEPDADAPHVRLADEAFALGGQTSAESYLVFDKILDAAAKSGANAIHPGYGFLSENADFAQAVLDAGLIWIGPSPQSIRDLGDKVTARHIAAKANAPLVPGTPDPVKDADEILAFAKEHGLPIAIKAAFGGGGRGMKVARTIEEIPELFDSATREAVAAFGRGECFVERYLDKPRHVEAQVIADTHGNVVVAGTRDCSLQRRFQKLVEEAPAPFLSDAQRKEIHESAKRICKEAGYYGAGTVEYLVGQDGLISFLEVNTRLQVEHPVTEETSGIDLVLQQFKIANGEALDITEDPTPRGHSFEFRINGEDAGRGFLPAPGPVSKFEAPTGPGVRMDSGVETGSVIGGQFDSMLAKLIVTGATREEALARSRRALAEFNVEGLATVIPFHRAVVSDPAFIGDGDKFDVHTRWIETEWNNTVEPFTGGEALDDEDAAPRQKVVVEVGGRRVEVSLPGDLAIGGGGGGAATGVIKKKPKPRKRGAAGGKAASGDSVTAPMQGTVVKVAVEEGQQVSAGDLIVVLEAMKMENPVTAHKDGTVTGLSVEAGAAITQGTVIAELKD is encoded by the coding sequence GTGGCCAACCACGCCAGTTCCAAGATCTCCAAGGTGCTAGTCGCCAACCGTGGAGAGATTGCCGTCCGGGTCATCCGGGCTGCCAAGGACGCCGGACTGGCCAGCGTCGCCGTTTACGCCGAGCCGGACGCCGATGCGCCGCACGTGCGGCTTGCCGACGAGGCCTTCGCCCTGGGCGGGCAGACCTCGGCCGAGTCCTACCTCGTCTTCGACAAGATCCTCGACGCCGCTGCCAAGTCAGGCGCCAACGCGATCCACCCGGGCTACGGCTTCCTGTCGGAGAACGCCGACTTCGCCCAGGCCGTCCTCGATGCCGGGCTGATCTGGATCGGGCCGAGCCCGCAGTCCATCCGCGACCTGGGTGACAAGGTCACCGCGCGCCACATCGCCGCCAAGGCCAACGCGCCGCTGGTGCCGGGCACCCCGGACCCGGTGAAGGACGCCGACGAGATCCTGGCCTTCGCCAAGGAGCACGGCCTCCCGATCGCCATCAAGGCCGCCTTCGGCGGTGGTGGCCGCGGCATGAAGGTCGCCCGCACCATCGAAGAGATCCCCGAGCTGTTCGACTCGGCCACCCGTGAGGCCGTCGCGGCGTTCGGCCGTGGCGAGTGCTTCGTCGAGCGCTACCTGGACAAGCCGCGCCACGTCGAGGCCCAGGTCATCGCCGACACGCACGGCAACGTCGTCGTCGCCGGTACCCGCGACTGCTCGCTGCAGCGCCGCTTCCAGAAGCTCGTCGAGGAGGCCCCCGCGCCGTTCCTGTCCGACGCGCAGCGCAAGGAAATCCACGAGTCGGCCAAGCGCATCTGCAAGGAAGCCGGCTACTACGGTGCGGGCACCGTCGAGTACCTGGTCGGCCAGGACGGCCTGATCTCGTTCCTCGAGGTCAACACCCGCCTGCAGGTGGAACACCCGGTCACCGAGGAGACCTCGGGCATCGACCTGGTGCTGCAGCAGTTCAAGATCGCCAACGGCGAGGCCCTGGACATCACCGAGGACCCGACCCCGCGCGGCCACTCGTTCGAGTTCCGCATCAACGGCGAGGACGCCGGCCGCGGCTTCCTGCCCGCCCCCGGCCCCGTCTCCAAGTTCGAGGCGCCGACCGGCCCCGGTGTCCGCATGGACTCGGGTGTCGAGACCGGTTCGGTCATCGGTGGTCAGTTCGACTCGATGCTGGCCAAGCTGATCGTCACCGGCGCCACCCGCGAAGAGGCCCTGGCCCGCTCGCGTCGCGCGCTGGCGGAGTTCAACGTCGAGGGTCTGGCCACGGTCATCCCGTTCCACCGCGCTGTGGTCTCCGACCCGGCCTTCATCGGTGACGGCGACAAGTTCGACGTGCACACCCGCTGGATCGAGACCGAGTGGAACAACACGGTCGAGCCGTTCACCGGCGGCGAGGCACTGGACGACGAAGACGCCGCGCCGCGTCAGAAGGTCGTCGTCGAGGTCGGTGGCCGTCGCGTCGAGGTGTCGCTGCCCGGCGACCTGGCCATCGGCGGTGGCGGCGGTGGCGCAGCCACCGGTGTCATCAAGAAGAAGCCGAAGCCGCGCAAGCGTGGCGCTGCCGGCGGCAAGGCCGCCTCGGGTGACTCGGTCACCGCGCCGATGCAGGGCACCGTCGTGAAGGTCGCCGTCGAGGAGGGCCAGCAGGTCTCCGCGGGTGATCTGATCGTCGTGCTGGAGGCCATGAAGATGGAGAACCCGGTGACCGCGCACAAGGACGGCACCGTGACCGGCCTGTCGGTCGAGGCCGGCGCCGCCATCACGCAGGGCACCGTCATCGCGGAGCTGAAGGACTAG
- a CDS encoding ArsR/SmtB family transcription factor: MPAVLAVLADETRWRILTELGADDLSASALAGRLPVSRQAIAKHLSVLADAGLVEPVKVGREIRYRALGAKLSALGSELETLGRQWDRRLAAIKRIAEGGLAP, encoded by the coding sequence ATGCCGGCGGTGCTGGCGGTGCTCGCCGACGAGACGCGGTGGCGCATCCTGACCGAGCTGGGCGCCGACGATCTGTCGGCGAGCGCGCTGGCCGGCCGGTTGCCCGTGAGTCGGCAGGCCATCGCCAAGCATCTGTCTGTGCTGGCCGACGCGGGGCTGGTCGAGCCCGTCAAAGTGGGCCGGGAGATTCGCTACCGGGCGCTGGGTGCCAAGCTCAGCGCGCTCGGCAGCGAGCTGGAAACCCTTGGCAGGCAATGGGATCGGCGTCTCGCCGCGATCAAGCGGATCGCCGAGGGCGGGCTGGCGCCCTAG
- a CDS encoding SRPBCC family protein, translated as MDTLDITRTIDINAPIQRVWDALTKAELIAQWFGDAAELEPIPGGTGFFGWNAHGKFRVVVESAEAPHTLVYRWAHREADADPTPENSTVVRFDLTEIDGGTRLDLRETGFENLADPQTAYSENSGGWTAELDDLVAYLQASV; from the coding sequence ATGGACACGCTGGACATCACCCGCACCATCGACATCAACGCGCCGATCCAGCGAGTCTGGGATGCCCTGACGAAAGCCGAGCTCATCGCCCAATGGTTCGGTGACGCGGCCGAACTCGAGCCGATCCCGGGCGGCACCGGGTTCTTCGGCTGGAACGCCCACGGCAAGTTCCGCGTCGTCGTCGAAAGCGCCGAGGCGCCGCACACGCTGGTCTATCGGTGGGCGCACCGTGAGGCCGACGCCGACCCGACCCCGGAAAACTCCACGGTCGTCCGCTTCGACCTCACCGAGATCGATGGCGGCACCCGGCTCGATCTGCGCGAGACGGGCTTCGAGAACCTGGCCGACCCGCAGACCGCGTACTCCGAGAACAGCGGCGGCTGGACGGCCGAGCTCGACGACCTGGTGGCGTACCTGCAGGCGTCGGTGTGA
- a CDS encoding restriction endonuclease yields the protein MKLFGAAGLFAGGAAYLHGWTWEPALGVAVGVPLVLAAIPHIVTGMRTPSRHEDPVHDMSGTEFEDYIARIARSCGVPVIMTELSGDWGVDLIVGTRPNRLAIQCKRLSRPVGPGAVQEVVAGAPMQDCAHTMVVTNNEFTPAARKLAELHDCTLVSGTELTRLRGLIRQQVLERR from the coding sequence ATGAAACTCTTTGGCGCGGCAGGGCTGTTCGCCGGCGGCGCTGCGTATCTGCACGGCTGGACGTGGGAACCGGCACTGGGCGTGGCCGTCGGCGTGCCGTTGGTTCTCGCCGCCATTCCGCACATCGTCACTGGAATGCGTACCCCGAGCCGCCACGAGGATCCCGTCCACGACATGTCCGGCACCGAATTCGAGGACTACATCGCCCGGATCGCCCGGTCGTGCGGCGTCCCGGTCATCATGACGGAGCTGTCCGGGGACTGGGGCGTCGACCTGATCGTCGGCACGCGGCCCAATCGCCTTGCCATCCAATGCAAGCGACTGTCCCGGCCCGTCGGCCCCGGCGCCGTCCAGGAGGTGGTCGCCGGCGCACCCATGCAGGACTGCGCGCACACCATGGTGGTCACCAACAACGAGTTCACCCCGGCCGCAAGGAAATTGGCGGAGCTGCACGACTGCACCCTCGTCAGCGGCACCGAGTTGACCCGGCTGCGCGGATTGATCCGGCAGCAGGTCCTAGAACGCCGCTAG